One part of the Leclercia sp. LSNIH1 genome encodes these proteins:
- the hemW gene encoding radical SAM family heme chaperone HemW: MANLPPLSLYIHIPWCVQKCPYCDFNSHALKGEVPHDDYVQHLLADLDADVPYAQGREVKTIFIGGGTPSLLSGPAMQTLLDGVRARLNLAADAEITMEANPGTVEADRFVEYQRAGVNRISIGVQSFSAPKLTRLGRIHGPDEAKRAAHLATGLGLRSFNLDLMHGLPDQSLEEALDDLRQAIELNPPHLSWYQLTIEPNTLFGSRPPVLPDDDALWDIFEQGHKLLTAAGYQQYETSAYAKPGYQCQHNLNYWRFGDYLGIGCGAHGKVTFPDGRILRTAKTRHPRGYMEGRYLERSHDVEADDKPFEFFMNRFRLLEPAPRKEFTLYTGLPESVIRPQIDEALAQGYLIECADYWQITEHGKLFLNSLLELFLAEAS, translated from the coding sequence ATGGCTAATTTGCCACCATTGAGTCTTTATATTCACATCCCGTGGTGCGTGCAGAAATGCCCGTACTGCGATTTCAACTCGCATGCGCTAAAAGGCGAAGTGCCCCATGACGATTACGTTCAGCATCTGCTTGCCGATCTGGACGCCGACGTACCTTACGCGCAGGGACGTGAAGTAAAGACCATTTTTATCGGTGGCGGTACGCCGAGCCTGCTCTCAGGGCCGGCGATGCAAACGCTGCTGGATGGCGTGCGAGCGCGCCTTAATCTGGCAGCGGATGCAGAGATTACCATGGAGGCCAACCCGGGTACCGTTGAGGCCGACCGTTTTGTGGAGTATCAGCGCGCCGGGGTGAACCGTATCTCTATTGGCGTGCAGAGCTTTAGCGCGCCGAAGTTAACGCGTCTGGGGCGCATTCATGGCCCGGATGAGGCGAAACGTGCCGCTCACCTGGCGACCGGGCTGGGATTGCGCAGCTTTAACCTCGACCTGATGCACGGCCTGCCGGATCAGTCCCTGGAGGAAGCGCTGGACGATCTACGTCAGGCCATTGAGCTGAACCCGCCGCACCTCTCCTGGTATCAGCTGACCATTGAGCCAAACACGCTGTTTGGTTCACGCCCGCCGGTACTGCCTGATGATGACGCGCTGTGGGATATTTTCGAGCAGGGCCACAAGCTTTTGACCGCCGCCGGGTATCAGCAGTACGAAACCTCGGCCTACGCGAAGCCTGGCTACCAGTGTCAGCACAACCTGAATTACTGGCGTTTTGGCGACTACCTGGGCATTGGCTGTGGCGCCCACGGCAAAGTGACCTTCCCGGACGGACGGATTCTGCGCACGGCTAAAACGCGCCATCCGCGTGGCTATATGGAAGGACGCTATCTTGAGCGCAGCCATGATGTTGAAGCCGACGATAAGCCGTTTGAGTTCTTTATGAACCGCTTCCGCCTGCTGGAACCCGCACCGCGCAAGGAGTTTACGTTGTATACCGGGTTGCCGGAGTCGGTCATTCGTCCGCAGATTGACGAAGCGCTGGCGCAGGGGTATCTGATCGAATGCGCTGATTACTGGCAGATAACCGAGCATGGCAAACTGTTCTTAAACTCCCTTCTTGAGCTATTCCTCGCCGAAGCGTCCTGA
- a CDS encoding YggL family protein, with the protein MAKNRSRRLRKKMHIEEFQEVGFSVAWRFPEGTSVEKIDEDVDAFINEVIEPNKLAFDGSGYLAWEGLICKQEIGKCSEEDQAIVRKWLEDHKFEEVRISELFDIWWD; encoded by the coding sequence ATGGCAAAGAACCGTAGCCGTCGTCTGCGTAAGAAAATGCACATCGAGGAGTTCCAGGAGGTGGGTTTTTCGGTTGCATGGCGTTTCCCGGAAGGCACCAGCGTAGAAAAAATTGATGAAGATGTCGACGCTTTCATCAATGAAGTCATCGAGCCGAACAAGCTGGCGTTTGACGGCAGCGGCTACCTGGCGTGGGAAGGTTTGATCTGCAAACAAGAGATCGGCAAGTGTAGCGAAGAAGATCAGGCCATTGTGCGTAAGTGGCTGGAAGACCACAAATTCGAAGAGGTGCGCATCAGCGAACTTTTCGACATTTGGTGGGACTAA
- the mltC gene encoding membrane-bound lytic murein transglycosylase MltC, whose translation MKKFLALALVAPLLVSCSSSKKGDSYNEAWVKDTNGFDILMGQFAHNIENIWGFNEVLIAGPKDYVKYTDAYQTRSHINFDEGTITVETIAGTDPAARLREAIVKTLLMGDDPGSIDLYSDADDITISKEPFLYGQVVDQTGQSIRWEGRANNFANYLLQTRLKSRSNGLRVIYSVTINLVPNHLDKRAHKYVGMVRQASRKYGVDESLILAIMQTESSFNPYAVSRSDALGLMQVVQHSAGKDVFRSQGRSGMPSRSYLFDPASNIDTGTAYLAMLNNVYLSGIDNPTSRRYAVITAYNGGAGSVLRVFSSDKIQAANIINSMSPGDVYQTLTSRHPSAESRRYLYKVNTAQKSYRRK comes from the coding sequence ATGAAAAAATTTTTAGCGCTTGCTCTTGTTGCACCGTTACTTGTTTCGTGTTCCTCCAGTAAGAAAGGCGATAGCTATAACGAAGCCTGGGTAAAGGACACCAACGGTTTTGACATTCTGATGGGGCAATTCGCCCATAACATCGAAAATATCTGGGGATTTAACGAGGTTCTGATCGCAGGACCAAAGGACTACGTTAAGTATACCGACGCTTACCAGACCCGCAGCCACATCAACTTTGACGAAGGTACTATTACCGTCGAGACCATCGCCGGAACCGATCCTGCGGCGCGTTTGCGCGAGGCGATCGTGAAAACCTTGCTGATGGGTGACGATCCGGGCTCTATCGACCTCTACTCCGATGCTGACGACATCACCATCTCCAAAGAGCCGTTCCTCTATGGCCAGGTGGTGGATCAAACCGGCCAGTCCATTCGCTGGGAAGGCCGTGCTAATAATTTTGCTAACTACCTGTTGCAGACGCGTCTGAAAAGCCGCAGCAATGGCCTGCGCGTTATCTACAGCGTGACCATTAACCTGGTGCCAAACCACCTCGATAAACGTGCTCATAAATATGTCGGAATGGTGCGCCAGGCGTCGCGTAAATATGGTGTCGATGAGTCGCTGATCCTGGCGATTATGCAGACCGAATCCTCGTTCAACCCCTACGCGGTGAGCCGTTCCGACGCGCTGGGCCTGATGCAGGTTGTGCAGCACAGCGCCGGGAAAGATGTGTTCCGCTCGCAGGGAAGATCGGGTATGCCAAGCCGCAGTTACCTGTTTGATCCTGCCAGCAATATCGACACCGGTACCGCCTACCTGGCGATGCTGAACAACGTCTACCTGAGCGGCATCGATAACCCGACCTCTCGCCGCTACGCGGTGATCACCGCCTACAACGGCGGCGCAGGCAGCGTGCTGCGCGTCTTCTCCAGCGATAAAATCCAGGCGGCAAACATTATCAACAGTATGTCACCGGGGGATGTATACCAGACCCTCACCAGCCGTCACCCTTCCGCAGAATCCCGCCGCTACCTCTACAAGGTCAATACGGCTCAGAAGAGCTATCGTAGAAAGTAG
- a CDS encoding DUF2884 domain-containing protein yields the protein MMRKTLLAAALMTTALTAHAEYKCEVTPRDDVILSPQTVQVKGENGNLVITPDGNVMFNGKQYTLSAAQREQAKDYQADLRSALPWIDEGAQTRVEKGRVALDKIIAKEVGESSNMRSRLTKLDAQLKEQMNRIIEHRTDGLTFHYKAIDQVRADGQQLVNQAMGGILQDSINEMGAKAVLKGGGNPLQGVLGSLGGLQTAIQNEWKNQEADFQSFGKDVCKRVVSLEESRKALVGTLK from the coding sequence ATGATGCGCAAAACGCTGCTCGCCGCGGCCTTAATGACCACGGCACTCACCGCTCACGCAGAGTACAAATGTGAAGTCACGCCGCGTGACGATGTGATCCTGAGTCCCCAAACCGTGCAGGTAAAAGGTGAGAACGGCAATCTGGTGATCACCCCGGATGGCAACGTCATGTTTAACGGCAAGCAGTACACGCTGAGCGCAGCCCAACGTGAACAGGCAAAAGATTACCAGGCCGATCTGCGCAGCGCGCTGCCGTGGATCGACGAAGGCGCACAGACCCGCGTGGAAAAAGGCCGTGTCGCGCTGGATAAGATCATCGCGAAAGAGGTAGGTGAGAGCAGCAACATGCGCTCGCGGCTCACCAAACTGGACGCGCAGTTAAAAGAGCAGATGAACCGCATTATTGAGCATCGCACCGATGGCCTGACGTTCCACTATAAAGCGATCGATCAGGTACGTGCCGACGGTCAGCAGCTGGTGAACCAGGCGATGGGCGGCATTCTGCAGGACAGCATTAACGAAATGGGCGCCAAAGCGGTACTGAAAGGCGGCGGCAACCCGCTGCAGGGCGTACTGGGTAGCCTGGGCGGCCTGCAAACCGCCATTCAGAACGAGTGGAAAAACCAGGAAGCGGATTTCCAGAGCTTTGGCAAAGATGTGTGTAAGCGTGTTGTCTCGCTGGAAGAGAGCCGAAAGGCGCTGGTGGGGACGTTGAAGTAG
- a CDS encoding YggT family protein, whose protein sequence is MKTLTFLLSTVIELYTMVLLLRVWMQWARCDFYNPFSQFVVKVTQPIVGPLRRVIPPMGPIDSASLLVALILCVVKAIVLFMVITFQPIIWIAAVLILIKTIGLLIFWVLLLMAIMSWVSQGRSPVEYVLIQLADPLLRPIRNLLPAMGGIDFSPMILVLLLYVINMGIAELLQSTGNMLLPGLWMAL, encoded by the coding sequence ATGAAGACGTTGACCTTCCTGCTCTCAACGGTCATTGAACTGTATACGATGGTGCTTTTGTTACGCGTCTGGATGCAGTGGGCCCGTTGTGATTTTTACAACCCCTTCTCACAGTTTGTCGTGAAAGTGACCCAACCGATTGTCGGACCGCTGCGCCGGGTGATCCCGCCAATGGGCCCGATTGACAGCGCCTCCCTGCTGGTTGCGCTGATCCTGTGCGTGGTGAAAGCGATCGTGCTGTTTATGGTCATCACCTTCCAGCCGATCATCTGGATCGCGGCGGTGTTGATCCTGATAAAAACGATCGGCCTGCTGATTTTCTGGGTTCTGCTGCTGATGGCGATCATGAGCTGGGTAAGCCAGGGCCGTAGCCCGGTGGAGTATGTCCTGATTCAGCTTGCAGACCCGCTGCTGCGCCCGATTCGTAATCTGCTGCCGGCCATGGGCGGGATCGACTTCTCTCCAATGATCCTCGTACTGCTGCTGTACGTGATCAATATGGGTATCGCTGAACTGCTGCAGTCCACAGGCAATATGCTACTGCCGGGGCTGTGGATGGCGTTATGA
- the trmB gene encoding tRNA (guanosine(46)-N7)-methyltransferase TrmB, translated as MKNDVISPEFDENGRPLRRIRSFVRRQGRLTKGQQHALDNYWPVMGVEFTEQPLDFVALFGRDAPITLEIGFGMGASLVTMAKARPEQNFLGIEVHSPGVGACLATAHEEGVENLRVMCHDAVEVLHKMIPDNSLSMVQLFFPDPWHKARHNKRRIVQAPFAELLRSKLKLGGVFHMATDWEQYAEHMLEVMSALDGYKNQSASNDYVPRPESRPVTKFEQRGHRLGHGVWDLMFERVK; from the coding sequence ATGAAAAACGACGTCATATCACCGGAATTTGATGAAAACGGTCGCCCGCTGCGCCGTATTCGCAGCTTTGTCCGCCGTCAGGGGCGCCTGACCAAAGGGCAGCAGCACGCGCTGGATAACTACTGGCCGGTGATGGGCGTTGAGTTCACCGAACAGCCGCTCGACTTTGTGGCGCTGTTTGGCCGCGACGCGCCAATTACACTTGAGATCGGTTTTGGCATGGGCGCTTCGCTGGTGACCATGGCAAAAGCGCGCCCGGAGCAGAACTTCCTCGGCATTGAAGTGCACTCCCCGGGCGTCGGTGCGTGTCTGGCGACCGCCCACGAAGAGGGCGTCGAGAACCTGCGCGTGATGTGTCACGACGCGGTAGAAGTGCTGCACAAGATGATCCCTGACAATTCTCTGAGCATGGTTCAGCTCTTTTTCCCTGACCCGTGGCACAAAGCACGTCATAATAAACGCCGTATCGTTCAGGCGCCGTTTGCTGAGCTTCTCAGAAGCAAACTGAAGCTGGGTGGTGTTTTCCATATGGCAACCGACTGGGAACAGTATGCGGAACATATGCTGGAGGTGATGTCGGCGCTGGACGGGTATAAAAACCAGTCTGCGAGCAATGACTATGTACCGCGTCCTGAATCGCGTCCGGTAACCAAATTTGAACAGCGTGGCCATCGTCTTGGTCACGGCGTATGGGACTTAATGTTCGAGAGGGTAAAATAA
- the mutY gene encoding A/G-specific adenine glycosylase — translation MQASQFSAQVLDWYDKYGRKTLPWQIEKTPYKVWLSEVMLQQTQVATVIPYFERFMARFPTVTDLANAPLDEVLHLWTGLGYYARARNLHKAAQQVVSLHGGTFPETFDEVAALPGVGRSTAGAILSLSLGKHFPILDGNVKRVLARCYAVGGWPGKKEVEKRLWEISEAVTPAQGVERFNQAMMDLGAMVCTRSKPKCELCPLNNLCVAYANQSWAHYPGKKPKQTLPERTGYFLLMQHEETVWLAQRPPSGLWGGLFCFPQFEDEEHLRDWLAQRGIPADTLVQLTAFRHTFSHFHLDIVPMWLPVSSFTACMDEGTALWYNLAQPPSVGLAAPVERLLQQLRVGATV, via the coding sequence ATGCAAGCCTCTCAATTTTCAGCCCAGGTGCTGGACTGGTACGACAAATACGGGCGTAAAACCCTGCCCTGGCAAATTGAAAAAACACCGTACAAAGTATGGCTCTCAGAGGTGATGTTGCAACAAACGCAGGTCGCGACGGTTATCCCTTACTTTGAGCGCTTTATGGCGCGTTTTCCAACGGTGACCGATCTGGCTAACGCACCGCTGGATGAAGTGCTGCATCTGTGGACCGGGCTCGGCTATTACGCCCGCGCCCGCAACCTGCATAAAGCCGCCCAGCAGGTGGTTTCGCTGCACGGTGGCACCTTCCCGGAAACCTTCGATGAAGTGGCCGCCCTGCCGGGCGTGGGGCGCTCCACCGCCGGGGCCATTCTTTCTCTCTCGCTGGGCAAACATTTCCCGATTCTCGACGGCAACGTTAAACGCGTGCTGGCGCGCTGCTACGCCGTCGGTGGCTGGCCGGGCAAGAAAGAGGTGGAGAAACGCCTCTGGGAGATCAGTGAAGCGGTCACTCCCGCTCAGGGTGTTGAACGCTTTAACCAGGCGATGATGGATTTAGGGGCAATGGTCTGCACCCGCTCGAAACCGAAATGCGAACTGTGCCCGCTGAATAATCTCTGCGTGGCCTATGCTAACCAGTCGTGGGCGCACTATCCCGGTAAAAAGCCGAAGCAGACCTTACCAGAACGTACCGGCTATTTTCTGCTGATGCAGCACGAGGAGACCGTCTGGCTCGCCCAGCGTCCGCCAAGCGGTTTATGGGGCGGTCTCTTCTGCTTCCCGCAGTTTGAGGATGAAGAGCATCTTCGCGACTGGCTGGCGCAACGCGGCATCCCTGCCGATACTCTTGTGCAGCTCACCGCGTTTCGCCATACCTTCAGCCACTTCCATCTGGATATTGTTCCAATGTGGCTTCCCGTGTCCTCATTCACGGCGTGCATGGATGAAGGCACCGCTCTCTGGTATAACTTAGCGCAACCGCCGTCAGTGGGGCTCGCGGCTCCCGTAGAGCGCCTGTTACAGCAATTACGTGTCGGAGCAACGGTTTAG
- a CDS encoding type IV pilus twitching motility protein PilT → MDMEEIVALSVKHNVSDLHLCSNAPPRWRRRGKMEFAPFPGPEVAMLLKSWLSDEQQGAWCAQGQVDFAVTLASRQRLRASAFAHMQGCSLVLRLLPDACPQLRTLGAPRAIPELLAHDNGLILVTGATGSGKSTTLAAMVDFLNHHSDGHILTLEDPVEFIHQSKRCLVQQREIGLHCLSFADALRAALREDPDVILLGELRDSETIRLALTAAETGHLVLATLHTRGAAQAVERLVDAFPAQEKEPVRKQLAGSLRAVLAQKLERDNQQGRVALFELLVNTPAAANLIREGKTWQLPGVIQTGQQAGMQNFEQSLAERRAQGRLS, encoded by the coding sequence ATGGATATGGAAGAAATTGTGGCCCTTAGTGTAAAGCATAATGTGTCGGATCTACACCTGTGCAGTAACGCACCACCTCGCTGGCGGCGGCGAGGGAAAATGGAATTTGCTCCCTTTCCGGGGCCGGAGGTCGCGATGCTGCTGAAAAGCTGGCTTAGCGACGAGCAGCAGGGTGCATGGTGTGCCCAAGGGCAGGTGGATTTTGCCGTTACGCTTGCGAGCAGGCAGCGGCTGCGGGCCAGCGCCTTTGCGCATATGCAGGGGTGTTCTCTGGTGCTCCGCCTGCTTCCAGACGCGTGCCCGCAGTTGCGCACCCTGGGAGCGCCGCGGGCGATACCCGAACTGCTGGCGCACGATAACGGTCTGATACTGGTGACCGGGGCGACAGGCAGCGGTAAATCCACCACCCTTGCGGCAATGGTCGATTTTCTCAATCACCATAGCGACGGGCATATCCTGACGCTCGAAGATCCGGTGGAATTTATCCATCAAAGCAAGCGTTGCCTGGTTCAGCAGCGGGAGATTGGCCTGCATTGCCTCTCCTTTGCCGACGCGCTGCGGGCTGCATTACGTGAAGATCCCGATGTAATCCTGCTGGGCGAACTGCGTGACAGCGAGACGATACGTCTTGCGCTTACCGCCGCAGAGACCGGGCATCTGGTGCTGGCGACGCTCCACACCCGGGGCGCCGCCCAGGCAGTGGAGAGGCTGGTGGATGCCTTCCCTGCGCAGGAAAAAGAGCCGGTACGGAAACAGCTGGCAGGCAGCCTGCGCGCCGTGCTGGCGCAAAAACTCGAAAGGGATAACCAGCAGGGGCGCGTCGCGCTGTTCGAATTACTGGTTAATACCCCTGCGGCAGCCAATTTAATCCGCGAAGGAAAAACCTGGCAACTGCCCGGCGTGATCCAGACCGGGCAGCAGGCTGGCATGCAAAACTTCGAGCAGAGCCTGGCTGAGCGCAGGGCGCAGGGGCGATTGTCATGA
- a CDS encoding XTP/dITP diphosphatase, producing the protein MQKVVLATGNAGKVRELASLLNDFGLDVVAQTELGVDSAEETGLTFIENAILKARHAAQVTGLPAIADDSGLAVDALGGAPGIYSARYSGVDASDQQNLEKLLETLKDVPDEQRKAQFHCVLVYMRHAEDPTPLVCHGSWPGVIAREAAGNGGFGYDPIFFVPSEGKTAAELTREEKSAISHRGRALKLLLEALRNG; encoded by the coding sequence ATGCAAAAAGTTGTTCTCGCTACCGGTAACGCCGGTAAAGTGCGCGAGCTGGCCTCGCTGTTAAATGATTTTGGTCTGGATGTGGTTGCCCAGACCGAACTGGGGGTGGACTCTGCAGAAGAGACCGGCCTGACCTTTATTGAAAACGCCATTCTGAAGGCGCGCCATGCTGCACAGGTCACCGGCTTACCGGCCATTGCCGATGACTCTGGCCTGGCGGTAGATGCCCTTGGCGGCGCGCCAGGAATTTACTCCGCCCGCTATTCTGGCGTCGATGCCAGCGATCAGCAGAATCTCGAAAAGCTGCTGGAAACGCTCAAGGATGTGCCGGATGAGCAGCGCAAGGCGCAGTTCCACTGCGTGCTGGTCTATATGCGACACGCTGAAGACCCAACGCCGCTGGTCTGCCACGGCAGCTGGCCGGGCGTGATAGCCCGCGAGGCGGCAGGCAATGGTGGCTTTGGCTACGATCCGATCTTCTTTGTCCCGAGCGAGGGCAAAACCGCTGCGGAACTGACCCGCGAAGAAAAAAGCGCGATTTCCCATCGTGGACGCGCCCTGAAACTGTTACTGGAAGCATTACGTAATGGCTAA
- a CDS encoding YggS family pyridoxal phosphate-dependent enzyme yields MNDIAHNLAQVRDKISAAATGCGRASEEVTLLAVSKTKPASAIAEAIDAGQRMFGENYVQEGVEKIRHFREKGTADLQWHFIGPLQSNKSRLVAEHFDWCHTVDRLRIATRLSEQRPAEMPPLNVLIQINISDENSKSGIALDALDLLAKQVAALPGLRLRGLMAIPAPETDYDRQFAVARQMAVAFEALKTRYPTVDTLSLGMTDDMAAAIAAGSTMVRIGTAIFGARDYTQ; encoded by the coding sequence ATGAACGACATTGCGCATAACCTGGCACAGGTCAGGGACAAAATCTCAGCCGCGGCAACAGGTTGCGGCCGTGCTTCAGAAGAAGTTACGTTGCTTGCAGTCAGTAAAACCAAGCCTGCGAGCGCTATCGCAGAAGCCATTGATGCAGGCCAGCGCATGTTCGGTGAAAACTACGTGCAGGAAGGGGTGGAAAAAATCCGCCATTTCCGGGAAAAGGGCACCGCGGATCTGCAGTGGCACTTTATCGGACCACTACAGTCGAACAAAAGCCGGCTGGTGGCGGAGCATTTCGACTGGTGTCATACCGTCGATCGTCTGCGCATCGCCACCCGTCTGAGCGAGCAGCGCCCGGCAGAGATGCCGCCGCTTAACGTGCTGATCCAAATCAACATTAGCGATGAGAACAGTAAATCCGGCATTGCGCTGGATGCCCTGGATCTGCTGGCGAAACAGGTTGCCGCTCTGCCCGGCCTTCGCCTGCGCGGGTTAATGGCGATCCCGGCCCCTGAAACAGATTACGACAGGCAGTTTGCCGTAGCCCGGCAAATGGCTGTAGCATTTGAGGCGCTTAAAACGCGCTACCCAACGGTCGACACGCTTTCACTGGGCATGACGGACGATATGGCCGCCGCGATTGCGGCTGGCAGCACCATGGTGCGCATCGGGACAGCAATTTTCGGCGCGCGCGATTACACCCAATAA
- a CDS encoding oxidative damage protection protein, translated as MARTIFCTFLQREAEGQDFQLYPGDLGKRIYNEISKEAWAQWQHKQTMLINERKLNMMNVEHRKQLEEEMVNFLFEGKDVHIEGYTPPEK; from the coding sequence ATGGCCAGAACAATTTTTTGCACCTTCCTGCAGCGTGAAGCAGAAGGCCAGGACTTCCAGCTCTATCCGGGCGATCTGGGTAAGCGCATCTATAACGAAATTTCGAAAGAGGCGTGGGCGCAGTGGCAACACAAGCAAACCATGCTGATTAACGAGCGCAAGCTCAACATGATGAACGTTGAACACCGCAAACAGCTTGAAGAGGAGATGGTCAATTTCCTGTTTGAAGGCAAAGACGTTCACATCGAAGGCTATACGCCACCAGAAAAATAA
- the yggU gene encoding DUF167 family protein YggU, giving the protein MSAVSTCADGLVLWLYIQPKASRDTIIGLHGDEVKVAITAPPVDGQANAHLVKYLAKQFRVAKSQVLIEKGELGRHKQVKILHPQQIPTEVAALIQQD; this is encoded by the coding sequence ATGAGTGCTGTCAGCACCTGCGCCGATGGGCTGGTTTTATGGCTGTATATTCAGCCGAAAGCCAGCCGCGACACGATTATCGGGCTGCATGGCGACGAAGTAAAAGTCGCCATCACTGCCCCTCCTGTGGACGGCCAGGCCAATGCCCATCTGGTGAAGTATCTGGCGAAGCAGTTTCGCGTTGCGAAAAGCCAGGTGCTGATCGAGAAAGGTGAACTGGGCCGTCACAAGCAGGTCAAAATTCTTCATCCGCAACAAATCCCGACGGAAGTCGCGGCACTGATACAACAGGATTAA
- the ruvX gene encoding Holliday junction resolvase RuvX → MSGTLLAFDFGTKSIGVAIGQRITGTARPLTALKAQNGIPDWNLIERLLKEWQPDEVIVGLPLNMDGTEQPLTARARNFANKIHGRFGVAIKLHDERLSTVEARAGLFEHGGFRALNKGSVDSASAVIILESFFEQGY, encoded by the coding sequence ATGAGCGGCACGCTTCTCGCCTTTGATTTCGGCACTAAAAGTATCGGCGTGGCGATCGGCCAGCGCATCACCGGCACCGCCCGCCCGCTGACGGCGCTGAAAGCGCAAAATGGCATCCCGGACTGGAACCTGATCGAACGACTGCTGAAAGAGTGGCAGCCGGACGAGGTCATCGTCGGTTTACCGTTGAATATGGATGGCACAGAACAGCCACTAACTGCCCGGGCGCGCAATTTTGCCAATAAAATTCATGGCCGTTTTGGCGTGGCGATTAAGCTGCATGACGAACGGTTAAGCACGGTTGAAGCCCGCGCCGGTCTGTTCGAGCATGGCGGTTTTCGCGCGCTAAACAAAGGCAGCGTCGATTCCGCTTCTGCGGTGATTATTCTCGAAAGTTTCTTCGAGCAGGGTTACTGA
- a CDS encoding YqgE/AlgH family protein has product MNLQHHFLIAMPALQDPIFRRSVVYICEYSEEGAMGIIINKPLENLTVEGILEKLKISQDERVPEIRLDKPVMLGGPLAEDRGFILHTPPGFSSSIRISDNTVVTTSRDVLETLGTTSQPADVLVALGYASWEKGQLEQEILDNAWLTAPADLNILFKTPIADRWRDAAKLIGIDIQTMPGVAGHA; this is encoded by the coding sequence ATGAATTTACAGCATCACTTTCTGATTGCCATGCCTGCTCTCCAGGATCCGATTTTCCGCCGTTCCGTCGTGTATATCTGCGAGTACAGCGAAGAGGGTGCGATGGGGATTATCATCAATAAACCGCTGGAAAATCTGACTGTTGAAGGCATTCTGGAAAAATTGAAAATTTCCCAGGACGAACGTGTTCCTGAAATTCGTCTCGACAAACCGGTGATGCTGGGTGGCCCGCTGGCAGAAGATCGCGGCTTTATTTTGCATACGCCGCCCGGTTTCTCCTCCAGCATCCGCATCTCTGACAATACCGTTGTGACCACCTCCCGTGACGTGCTGGAGACGCTGGGCACCACCAGCCAGCCGGCGGATGTGCTTGTGGCGCTCGGTTACGCCTCATGGGAAAAAGGCCAGCTTGAGCAGGAGATCCTGGATAATGCCTGGCTCACTGCCCCGGCAGATCTGAACATTCTGTTTAAAACCCCCATCGCCGATCGCTGGCGGGATGCGGCAAAACTGATTGGCATTGATATCCAGACCATGCCTGGCGTCGCGGGGCATGCCTGA
- a CDS encoding transcriptional regulator produces MSSQPNQSLIDGIRCLQYLVSSDRAIGCRELARLMGINTTRVNRLLMTMASIGLTMQDEHRRYLPGPGIHALAAQSIRGSELFSRALPRLERHAPRDIVVALGVLWEDQVIYIWHAVPGSQASQALAGFHMLPAWQSVIGMSLLASEPDDALIPRFTPEQWQNLAPHVAQQREQGRVIWHHDDGEVSMAVPVGAHHAALAFAGMWNIDDESVRSRLDELTALNATLLADRE; encoded by the coding sequence ATGTCATCACAACCGAACCAAAGTCTTATCGACGGCATTCGCTGTCTGCAATATCTGGTTTCCAGCGACCGTGCTATCGGTTGCCGTGAACTCGCACGACTGATGGGGATCAACACCACTCGGGTGAACCGTTTGCTGATGACCATGGCTTCTATTGGCCTGACCATGCAGGACGAGCATCGTCGCTACCTGCCTGGTCCCGGCATTCATGCCCTGGCGGCGCAGTCCATCCGTGGCTCGGAGCTTTTCTCCCGCGCCTTGCCCCGGCTGGAGCGCCATGCGCCACGCGATATCGTGGTGGCCCTGGGCGTGCTGTGGGAGGATCAGGTCATCTATATCTGGCACGCCGTTCCCGGCAGCCAGGCCAGCCAGGCGCTGGCCGGATTCCATATGCTCCCTGCCTGGCAATCGGTGATTGGCATGTCGCTACTGGCGAGCGAACCGGATGACGCGCTAATCCCACGCTTTACGCCAGAGCAGTGGCAAAACCTCGCCCCGCATGTGGCCCAGCAGCGCGAGCAGGGACGTGTGATCTGGCATCATGACGACGGTGAAGTGTCGATGGCGGTGCCCGTAGGGGCGCACCATGCCGCGCTGGCCTTTGCCGGCATGTGGAATATTGACGATGAGAGCGTCCGCTCCCGTCTTGATGAGCTGACCGCGCTCAACGCTACGCTGCTGGCGGACCGGGAATGA